Proteins encoded together in one Miscanthus floridulus cultivar M001 chromosome 16, ASM1932011v1, whole genome shotgun sequence window:
- the LOC136513564 gene encoding uncharacterized protein, with product MTTVTGSSASHSVAKRLRPELPLIICGKCKQKIVMEYRVKRQGPNKGRVFYKCPDRDWEGNGCDGWYWEEDYATYVQNLGALEVADAADEAIMSRHWMYNADRRSQDFIEGLHYFLGVAEANKRDGFICCPCALCKNLKEYSSSMSLHSHLLKSGFMSNYICWTKHGESGVMMEEGEGEDLDIDDIIAQYGAFDDTTMGGDEEEVAVEDDLGDALGDAIRDAQQEWESEKEKVKLERMLEDHRKLLYPMAEEGQKKLGTTLELLQWKAKNGVSDKAFGNLLNLIKKMLPKPNELPTTTYEAKKVVCPLGLKIQKIHACPNDCILYHGNEYENLDECPVCKASRYKIRRDDPGDVEGEQRPRKKIPAKVMWYAPIIPRLKRLFRNKDHAKLLRWYKEDRKVDNMLRHPADGSQWRAIDREFSEFANEVRNLRFALSTDGMNPFGQQSTSPRQPGNDIDVYLKPLVEELLVLWNKPGVRVWDEYKQEHFDLRAMLFVTINDWPALSNLSGQTNKGYNACTHCFDDLDSIYLKRCRKVVYLGHRRFLPLNHQVRKKGKHFKGKPDHRKKPHNRTGEDVLAMVKDVKVVFGKGQGSESVPKDANGHAPMWKKKSIFWELPYWQVLETGDGRHYLSPASYTLSKEERDSMFECLSSIKVPSGFSSNIKGIINVPDKKFLNLKSHDCHVLMTQLLPVALRGILPPHVRLATVKLCAFLNAISQKAINPVELATLQNDVVQCLVSFELVFPPSFFNIMTHILVHLVKEISILGPVFLHNMFPFERFMGVLKKYVKVHSKPEGSIAQGYGTEEVIEFCVDFIPDIAPIGVPESRHEGRLSGKGTLGKKTYIGMEDDYFNKAHYTVLQNSSLVHPYIEIHKEFLRSKQPSWHILTYQGYEINGNTFYTVAQDKRSTNQNSGVRIDGTDPNGNIQTYYGRIEEIWELDYAPNFKVPLFRCQWVKLTGGGVTVDKEYGMTTVDLNNIGYKEEPFVLAADVSQVFYVKDMSTKSKRGKNEDINSMINEPKRHIILSGKINIVGIEDKSDMSEDYERNVRISPFIVKKDPSIMLNDEDTPWLRQDHNQGSYVKKKFTVVPA from the exons atgacaactgttactggatcctcggcctctcattcggttgcgaaacgactgaggccagaactccctctcattatctgcggcaagtgtaagcagaagattgtgatggagtaccgagtcaagagacagggacccaacaagggtcgtgttttctacaagtgcccggatcgcgat tgggagggcaatggatgcgatggttggtactgggaggaagattatgctacatacgtgcagaatttgggtgcgcttgaggtagcggatgctgctgatgaggca attatgtcacgccattggatgtacaatgccgatcgtcgctcccaagactttatagagggcttgcactatttcttaggtgtggccgaggcaaataagcgggatggtttcatatgctgtccatgtgccctatgtaagaatttaaaggaatattcaagctcaatgagtcttcattcacatttgcttaagtcaggtttcatgtcaaactatatatgttggactaagcatggagaaagcggggtcatgatggaagaaggtgaaggagaagatttagacattgatgacattattgctcagtatggtgcctttgatgatactacaatggggggagatgaagaagaggtagcggtagaagatgatctcggtgatgctcttggcgatgccattcgtgatgcacaacaagaatgggaaagtgaaaaagagaaagttaagttggagcgcatgcttgaggatcataggaagttgctatacccgatggccgaagaggggcaaaaaaagctgggtacaacactggaattgctacagtggaaggcaaagaatggtgtatccgataaggcatttgggaatttattaaacctcataaagaagatgcttccgaagccaaatgaattacccaccactacgtacgaagcaaaaaaggttgtctgccctttgggattaaaaatccagaagatacatgcatgtcctaatgactgtatcctctaccatggcaatgaatacgagaatttggatgaatgcccggtatgtaaagcatcgcggtataagatcaggcgcgatgatcctggtgatgtcgagggtgaacaacgtcctagaaagaaaatccctgccaaggttatgtggtatgctcctataataccacgcttaaaacgtttgttcagaaataaagaccacgcaaagttgttgcggtggtataaagaagaccgtaaggtagacaatatgctgagacacccagctgatgggtcccagtggagagcgatagatagagaattttcagagtttgcaaatgaggttagaaacttaaggttcgccttaagtacagatggtatgaatccttttggacagcagagcacta gtccgaggcaacctggcaacgatattgatgtatatctgaagccattagttgaagaacttctagttttatggaacaaaccaggtgtacgtgtctgggatgagtacaaacaagaacactttgacctacgagcaatgttgttcgtaaccatcaatgattggcctgctttaagtaatctttcaggtcagacaaacaaaggatataatgcatgcacacattgttttgatgaccttgacagtatatatttgaaaagatgtcgaaaggtcgtgtaccttggccatcgtcgattccttcctttgaaccaccaagtaagaaagaaagggaagcattttaaaggtaagccagaccaccgaaagaagcctcataaccgaaccggggaagatgtactcgcaatggtcaaggatgtgaaagtagtatttggaaagggacaaggcagtgaatctgttcccaaagatgctaatggacatgcacccatgtggaagaagaagtccatcttttgggagctaccctattggcaagtcctagag acaggtgatggacgtcattacttaagtcctgctagctacacgcttagcaaagaagagagggacagcatgttcgaatgtctaagcagcatcaaggtcccatcgggattctcctccaatataaagggtataataaatgtgccagataaaaaattcctaaacttaaagtcccacgactgccacgtgcttatgacgcaattgcttccagttgctttaagaggaattctacctccacatgtacgtctagccaccgtgaagctatgtgcatttctcaatgcaatttctcagaaggcaatcaatccagtggaactagctactctacagaacgatgtggttcaatgtcttgtcagctttgagttggtgttccctccatccttctttaatatcatgacacacatcctagttcatttggtgaaggagattagtattcttggacctgtgttcttacataacatgttccccttcgagaggtttatgggagtcttgaagaaatatgtgaaagtccattctaagcctgaaggaagcatcgcccagggctatggaacagaggaggtcattgagttctgtgttgactttattcctgacattgctccgattggcgttcccgaatcacgacatgaggggagactcagtggtaaaggaactttagggaagaaaacatatattggcatggaagacgattatttcaacaaagcacactacacagttcttcagaactcgtcattggtgcatccgtacatcgagatacataaggagttcttacgatccaa gcagccatcgtggcatatcctcacgtaccaagggtacgagataaatggaaatacattttacacagttgcccaagataaaaggagcaccaatcaaaatagtggtgttcgcatagatggcacagatccaaatgggaatatacaaacatattatggccgcatagaagagatatgggaactagactacgcacctaattttaaagtccctttgttccggtgccaatgggtgaagctgaccggaggaggggtaacagtcgacaaagagtatggaatgacaacagtggacctcaacaatattggatacaaagaggaaccattcgtccttgctgccgatgtgagtcaggtgttctatgtgaaagacatgtctacaaaatcaaagagaggaaaaaacgaagacatcaactcaatgatcaatgagccaaagcgccacataattctttctgggaaaataaatatagtaggaattgaagacaagtcagacatgtccgaagattacgaaagaaatgtccgaatttcacccttcatagtgaagaaagatccaagcatcatgttaaatgatgaagacactccatggttacgacaagatcataaccaagggtcatacgtcaagaagaaattcactgttgtgcccgcatga
- the LOC136510063 gene encoding universal stress protein PHOS32-like has translation MAMAGDGRNIGVAVDFSSCSKNSLRWAAANLAAAGDRLILIHVKTSYQYEHGVAHLWEHDGSPLIPLVELSDPRVGNIYGVAPDRETMEVLARAAAQRGVHVFAKVLWGDPARKLTEAVHKVPLQCLVVGNRGLSTVKMVLMGSVSTYVVNHAACPVTVVRENMPPSALTTTY, from the exons ATGGCCATGGCCGGGGACGGGAGGAACATTGGCGTGGCGGTGGACTTCTCGTCGTGTAGCAAGAACTCCCTGCGGTGGGCGGCAGCGAACCTGGCGGCCGCCGGCGACCGGCTGATCCTGATCCACGTCAAGACCTCGTACCAGTACGAGCATGGGGTGGCGCACCTCTGGGAGCACGACGGATCAC CGTTGATCCCTCTGGTGGAGCTGTCGGACCCCCGGGTGGGCAACATCTACGGCGTGGCGCCGGACCGGGAGACGATGGAGGTCCTCGCGCGGGCCGCCGCCCAGAGAGGCGTCCACGTCTTCGCCAAGGTGCTGTGGGGCGACCCCGCCAGGAAGCTCACGGAGGCCGTCCACAAGGTGCCCCTGCAGTGTCTGGTCGTCGGCAACAGAGGCCTCAGCACGGTTAAGATGGTTCTCATGGGAAGCGTCAGCACCTATGTGGTCAACCACGCGGCCTGCCCCGTCACCGTCGTCAGGGAGAACATGCCGCCTTCAGCACTAACCACCACCTACTAA
- the LOC136513592 gene encoding factor of DNA methylation 5-like produces MDCSSDESSELSETDIDDYAEKSYVDLKSGKFVARLGSDRFRCPFCPGKKKQDYRYNELLQHAIGVGASNRAAKVKANHQALAKLLKEDHADAAATLPPRQAIALSNPPKPVQDLEVFVWPWIGFKNALAFHNYFKSQRLGKLEWKETKQHVKYVFGWLAKEEDYKSGDPVGRFLSANGYLKTVSELEQEMSSKTDNLIANLTQQITAKSKYLQELECKCNQMNLSLQKVMEESDLLHKRYNEEMRNMQSVAREHTQRVFQETEKLRKQLAEKERSIERINEQVAQTDMERRKLEEERKKR; encoded by the exons ATGGACTGCAGCTCTGATGAGTCATCAGAGCTAAGTGAGACTGATATTGATGACTATGCTGAGAAGTCATACGTGGACCTCAAGTCTGGCAAGTTTGTGGCAAGGCTGGGTAGTGACAGGTTCAGGTGCCCATTCTGTCCAGGGAAGAAGAAGCAGGACTACCGTTACAACGAGCTGCTTCAGCACGCTATTGGGGTGGGCGCATCCAACCGTGCTGCAAAGGTGAAGGCAAACCACCAGGCCCTGGCGAAACTTCTCAAAGAGGACCATGCTGATGCGGCAGCCACATTGCCACCACGGCAGGCTATTGCGCTTAGTAACCCTCCAAAGCCAGTGCAAGATCTGGAAGTGTTTGTTTGGCCCTGGATTGGGTTCAAGAATGCCTTAGCATTCCATAACTATTTCAAGTCACAGCGCTTGGGTAAACTGGAATGGAAGGAAACAAAGCAACATGTAAAATATGTGTTTGGATGGCTGGCAAAAGAAGAGGATTACAAATCAGGTGACCCAGTTGGTAGGTTCTTGTCAGCAAATGGTTACCTCAAGACAGTGTCTGAATTGGAACAAGAGATGTCCAGCAAGACTGACAATCTCATAGCTAATTTGACTCAACAGATCACCGCTAAAAGCAAGTATCTGCAGGAACTAGAGTGCAAGTGTAATCAAATGAATCTCTCCCTTCAGAAAGTTATGGAAGAAAGTGATTTGCTACACAAACGTTATAATGAAG AAATGAGGAATATGCAGTCAGTTGCCCGTGAGCATACACAGAGAGTTTTTCAGGAGACTGAAAAACTGAGAAAACAGTTGGCTGAGAAAGAGAGAAGCATCGAAAGGATAAATGAACAAGTTGCTCAAACTGACATGGAAAGAAGAAAACTGGAGGAAGAGAGGAAAAAG AGATGA